The following proteins are co-located in the Trichormus variabilis 0441 genome:
- a CDS encoding alpha/beta fold hydrolase: MNTSTSTKTWIWRGFSICYQTQGTTGPSVVLVHGFGASWSHWRKNIPILAKNCRVYAIDLIGFGGSAKPQPDTEMAYTLETWGEQVADFCREVVGEPAFLVGNSIGCIVVMQAAVSNPEISLSVALLNCSLRLLHDRKRETLPWSRRFGAPMLQRVLSIKAIGQFFFRQIAQPKTVRKILLQAYVNSEAVTEELVDILTVPASDPGAAAVFLAFTSYSSGPLPEDLLPLLPCPALIVWGTDDPWEPVDLGRELANYPQVLKFIPLEGVGHCPQDEAPELVNPILQDWIWEKTRLLEAQEIEHNSQTIG; this comes from the coding sequence ATGAATACTTCTACTTCTACAAAAACCTGGATTTGGCGAGGCTTTTCCATCTGTTATCAAACTCAAGGAACTACCGGGCCATCCGTTGTACTAGTACATGGTTTTGGTGCTTCTTGGAGCCACTGGCGAAAAAATATACCCATCCTGGCGAAAAATTGCCGTGTTTATGCAATTGATTTAATTGGTTTTGGTGGTTCAGCTAAACCTCAACCAGATACGGAAATGGCATATACATTAGAAACTTGGGGAGAACAAGTAGCTGATTTTTGCCGTGAGGTTGTCGGTGAACCAGCTTTTTTAGTGGGTAACTCTATTGGCTGTATTGTAGTCATGCAAGCAGCAGTCAGCAATCCAGAAATTAGTTTAAGTGTTGCCCTACTCAACTGTTCTCTACGATTACTGCATGATCGCAAACGGGAAACTCTACCTTGGTCGCGTCGTTTTGGCGCACCTATGCTGCAACGTGTACTATCTATTAAAGCAATTGGTCAGTTCTTTTTCCGTCAAATCGCCCAACCAAAAACAGTGAGAAAAATTCTGCTACAAGCCTATGTTAATAGTGAGGCAGTGACAGAGGAACTGGTAGATATTTTGACAGTGCCAGCAAGTGATCCTGGTGCTGCGGCTGTATTCCTTGCCTTTACTTCTTATTCATCCGGCCCTCTACCAGAAGACCTTTTACCTTTGTTGCCTTGTCCAGCATTGATTGTGTGGGGGACAGATGACCCTTGGGAACCAGTAGACTTAGGTCGAGAATTAGCCAACTATCCTCAAGTACTCAAGTTTATTCCCTTGGAAGGTGTAGGGCATTGTCCTCAAGATGAAGCTCCTGAATTAGTTAATCCGATTTTACAAGATTGGATATGGGAAAAAACTAGACTTTTAGAAGCCCAAGAAATTGAGCATAATTCCCAGACAATTGGGTAG
- a CDS encoding thioredoxin family protein, whose protein sequence is MTILETSNTPVGGYAPDFELPGIDNHVHHLSRYLDNFRAVGVVSLGNHCPYVNLYLDRLKAIQGEFGAEGFILIGINASDITEPSWSSLEKMKAFAQNHKLNFPYLWDSTQEVSRSFGATKTPIAFLIDSHGILRYRGQIDNHPQEPSSVGEDYLRNAIAALFKGEEIPVPETEPVGTSLIWHI, encoded by the coding sequence ATGACCATACTAGAAACAAGTAACACTCCTGTTGGTGGTTACGCGCCAGATTTTGAGTTACCAGGGATTGATAATCACGTCCATCATCTGAGTCGTTATTTAGATAATTTTCGCGCAGTTGGCGTAGTGTCTTTGGGCAATCACTGCCCTTATGTAAATTTGTATTTAGACAGGTTAAAAGCCATTCAAGGGGAATTTGGAGCTGAAGGCTTTATCTTAATTGGCATAAATGCTAGTGATATTACCGAGCCAAGTTGGTCAAGCTTAGAGAAAATGAAAGCCTTTGCCCAAAATCACAAGTTAAACTTTCCTTACCTGTGGGATTCTACCCAAGAAGTTAGCAGGAGCTTTGGCGCTACTAAAACACCGATCGCCTTCTTGATCGACAGTCATGGTATATTGCGATATAGAGGTCAGATTGACAATCATCCTCAAGAGCCATCATCTGTAGGTGAAGACTACCTGCGAAATGCGATCGCTGCTCTGTTTAAAGGCGAAGAAATCCCAGTACCTGAGACGGAACCAGTAGGCACTTCATTGATCTGGCATATATAG
- the pyrH gene encoding UMP kinase has product MGTNYRRVLLKLSGEALMGNMGYGIDPEVVKEIAQEIAEVIATGVQIAIVVGGGNIFRGVKAASAGMDRATADYIGMIATVMNAMTLQDSLERIGVQTRVQTAIAMQELAEPYIRRRAIRHLEKGRVVIFGAGSGNPFFTTDTTAALRAAEIDAEVIFKATKVDGVYDADPEVYPNAKRYNSLTYAHVLAQDLRVMDSTAIALCKENNIPILVFDLTTRGNIRRAVLGESIGTLVGGSCEIS; this is encoded by the coding sequence ATGGGAACGAATTACCGACGGGTTTTACTCAAACTGAGCGGTGAAGCCTTAATGGGCAACATGGGCTATGGGATTGATCCAGAAGTGGTCAAGGAAATAGCCCAAGAAATAGCGGAGGTGATAGCCACCGGCGTTCAAATTGCCATCGTCGTTGGCGGTGGTAACATTTTTCGTGGCGTGAAGGCAGCGTCGGCGGGGATGGACAGGGCAACCGCCGACTACATTGGGATGATTGCCACGGTAATGAATGCCATGACGCTGCAAGATTCACTGGAACGCATAGGAGTACAAACGCGGGTACAAACTGCGATCGCTATGCAGGAATTAGCCGAACCATATATTCGCCGTCGAGCCATCCGTCATCTAGAAAAGGGACGGGTGGTTATTTTTGGTGCTGGTTCCGGTAATCCCTTTTTTACAACAGATACAACAGCAGCATTAAGAGCCGCAGAAATCGACGCAGAAGTAATTTTTAAAGCCACCAAGGTAGATGGGGTTTATGATGCAGACCCCGAAGTCTATCCTAACGCCAAACGTTATAACAGTCTCACCTACGCCCATGTTCTCGCTCAGGACTTGCGGGTGATGGACAGTACGGCGATCGCCCTTTGTAAAGAAAATAATATCCCTATTCTTGTATTTGACCTAACAACGCGGGGTAATATTCGCCGCGCCGTTTTAGGAGAATCTATCGGTACCCTTGTGGGAGGTTCTTGTGAAATTAGCTGA
- the frr gene encoding ribosome recycling factor, with the protein MKLAEAESKMQHTVEATQRAFNTIRTGRANASLLDKVLVDYYGSPTPLKSLANISTPDATTIQIQPYDKTSLNIIEKAISLSDVGLTPSNDGSAIRLNIPPLTSDRRKELVKLAAKYAEEGRVAIRNIRRDAIDSIRKQEKNAEVSEDEAKDQQDKLQKLTNKYTARIDELLAEKEKDITTV; encoded by the coding sequence GTGAAATTAGCTGAAGCTGAAAGTAAAATGCAACATACTGTTGAGGCGACTCAACGGGCATTTAATACAATTCGTACTGGCCGCGCCAATGCCAGCTTGTTAGATAAGGTGTTAGTAGACTACTACGGTTCACCTACGCCCTTAAAATCCCTAGCAAACATCAGCACGCCAGACGCAACGACAATACAAATTCAGCCTTACGATAAGACCAGTTTAAATATTATCGAAAAGGCAATTTCTCTATCTGATGTTGGTCTAACACCCAGTAATGATGGTTCTGCCATTCGCTTGAATATACCACCCTTAACAAGCGATCGCCGCAAAGAACTAGTCAAACTGGCTGCTAAGTACGCGGAAGAAGGGCGTGTTGCTATTCGTAACATCCGCCGTGATGCCATAGACTCAATTCGTAAACAAGAGAAAAACGCCGAGGTTTCCGAAGATGAAGCCAAAGACCAACAAGACAAACTGCAAAAACTAACCAACAAATACACTGCCAGAATCGATGAATTGTTGGCAGAAAAAGAAAAAGACATCACCACTGTCTAA
- a CDS encoding geranylgeranyl reductase family protein produces the protein MYDTIIVGAGPAGGAAAYHLAKKGRSVLVLEKESLPRYKPCGGGVSPIVAEWFDFDFSPAISLKVDSFRFTWNLEDPVEAKIETKEPVWMVRREVFDHFLVQQAQKQGAELRDNTEVTGIEFKSDYWQVNTANGPVTGRYLIAADGAKGPMAKWLGFKERKRRLAGALEAEVPAQVKDKSTIHFEFGLVKNGYIWNFPKEEGYSIGVGTFIGGQPQDFKKILVEYSQLFNIDVKTSKQYGHPIALWDGNQKLHTQNAILAGEAACVVDPMTAEGIRPSIYSGVMAAGAVDQALSGDINALEQYTEIIQESWGAEMAWAQKLAGAFYRFPSVGYQVGVKRPTAPKVMGKILCGEMSYSSVAGRALKRLIPGFRG, from the coding sequence ATGTACGACACCATCATCGTTGGTGCTGGGCCTGCGGGTGGCGCAGCAGCATATCATCTAGCCAAGAAAGGGCGTTCAGTATTAGTTTTAGAAAAAGAGTCTCTACCTAGATATAAACCATGTGGCGGGGGAGTGTCACCAATAGTTGCCGAATGGTTTGACTTTGACTTTAGCCCAGCAATTTCTCTGAAAGTAGACTCATTTCGTTTTACCTGGAACTTAGAAGACCCCGTAGAAGCGAAGATTGAGACTAAAGAACCAGTGTGGATGGTACGCCGAGAAGTTTTTGACCATTTTCTAGTACAGCAAGCGCAAAAACAAGGCGCAGAACTGCGGGATAATACAGAAGTTACAGGAATTGAGTTTAAGAGCGACTACTGGCAAGTTAACACCGCTAACGGCCCCGTTACTGGGCGCTATCTCATCGCTGCTGACGGTGCTAAAGGCCCAATGGCAAAATGGTTAGGCTTCAAAGAACGTAAACGCCGTTTAGCTGGTGCATTAGAAGCAGAAGTTCCCGCCCAAGTAAAAGATAAATCGACAATTCACTTCGAGTTTGGTTTAGTGAAAAACGGTTATATCTGGAACTTCCCCAAAGAAGAAGGTTATTCCATTGGAGTAGGAACCTTTATTGGTGGTCAACCCCAAGATTTTAAGAAAATTTTGGTTGAATACTCCCAATTATTTAACATAGATGTCAAAACTAGTAAGCAATATGGTCATCCAATTGCTCTATGGGATGGTAATCAAAAATTACACACTCAAAACGCTATTTTGGCAGGGGAAGCAGCTTGTGTAGTTGACCCCATGACGGCCGAAGGGATTCGTCCCTCAATTTATAGCGGTGTCATGGCCGCCGGAGCCGTTGATCAAGCACTTTCTGGTGATATCAACGCTTTGGAACAATACACCGAAATCATTCAGGAAAGTTGGGGTGCGGAAATGGCTTGGGCGCAAAAATTAGCAGGGGCATTCTATCGCTTTCCTAGCGTTGGTTATCAAGTTGGTGTCAAGCGTCCCACTGCACCCAAAGTTATGGGTAAAATCCTCTGTGGTGAAATGTCTTACAGCAGCGTTGCTGGTCGCGCTCTCAAGCGTCTAATCCCTGGCTTTAGAGGTTAG
- a CDS encoding glycoside hydrolase family 10 protein → MKNHKKINQDHHRLQIKKTGFFIFTLQLVIFNCVDILTAKAVEKPVLSVVQSPDNTQHWAGITKRLQNIGVEYCVIPLASVSNAADWGDRRVLFLPNIETLTPTQAIALEEWKSQGGNIIASGPVGSLSAPGVRQLLKTLLGGYWGFSLKDKQEIKPPKTLNHSWVNNGGIFGNVHGGVLIPSSGASQTVAVWNSRENPAAVVSTERATFLGWRWGTDAASTAELDSSWLKAAVTRYVSGNNTKKITGGASNCATSVATVSEEQKRTNNIAPQTITPPKPALPATKPPATEEAIDQLEQQVHWDVAPHSNAPIGSSEAIALQQELENLIGRVESAHLAAMVNDGNSNNSLSVKAETPRITSTSLTPIANKEQVLAQARVVAKNLPQLIANKNYALARQQWLVTRTNLWKQFPTDRRLAPAEIRSVWLDRGTIVRAGSEEELAKIFDRLAQAGINTIFFETVNAGYTIYPSKVAPQQNPLIRGWDPLASGVKLAHERGMELHAWVWTFAAGNQRHNELLNIPSNYPGPVLAANPDWANYDHQGQMIPLGQTKPFFDPANPELRQYLLKLYEEIITKYKVDGLQLDYIRYPFQDPAAGRSYGYGKAARTQFQQLTGVDPMKISPSQTQLWQQWTTFRTQQVDSFVAQVSQMLRQQHRNLILSVAVFPLPEYERVQKIQQHWEVWARQGNVDLIIPMTYAQDTVRFQTLAKPWITSTQLGSTLLIPGIRLLSLPTLGAFDQLQLVRDLPVSGYALFAAENLNNELHKLFSNTQGKQQSAISEPLPHREPFQSAVTRYLSLKREWQLVLQDEKQQITNKSISDFYSQAELLQNALNQLATAPSASKLVTAKANLTRFQSLFRVWMRQQQMENSYQVRAWENRLAIIGRLLHYGERQLDSHPNRRANTVSK, encoded by the coding sequence GTGAAGAATCACAAAAAAATCAATCAAGATCATCACAGATTACAAATTAAAAAAACTGGATTCTTCATTTTTACTCTGCAATTAGTTATTTTTAATTGTGTTGATATTTTGACAGCAAAGGCGGTAGAAAAACCCGTTTTGAGTGTAGTTCAAAGTCCAGACAATACACAGCATTGGGCAGGAATTACCAAACGCTTGCAGAATATTGGGGTGGAATATTGTGTGATTCCCCTAGCAAGTGTGAGTAATGCAGCAGATTGGGGCGATCGCCGCGTGTTATTTTTACCGAATATCGAAACCCTCACACCAACCCAAGCGATCGCCTTGGAAGAATGGAAAAGCCAAGGCGGTAACATCATTGCAAGCGGCCCCGTTGGCAGTCTCTCAGCCCCAGGAGTCCGTCAATTATTAAAAACCCTCTTAGGCGGCTATTGGGGATTTAGCCTCAAAGATAAACAAGAAATCAAACCCCCCAAAACCCTAAATCATAGCTGGGTAAACAATGGTGGAATTTTTGGTAATGTACATGGTGGTGTTCTCATACCCAGTAGTGGTGCTAGTCAAACTGTAGCTGTGTGGAATTCCAGAGAGAATCCCGCCGCCGTAGTCTCCACTGAACGCGCTACCTTTTTGGGCTGGCGCTGGGGAACAGATGCAGCTTCCACAGCAGAATTAGATAGTTCTTGGCTCAAAGCTGCTGTGACTCGTTATGTGTCAGGAAATAACACCAAAAAAATAACCGGAGGTGCGTCCAATTGTGCCACATCGGTAGCAACTGTTTCAGAGGAACAGAAGAGAACTAATAATATCGCCCCCCAAACCATCACTCCACCTAAACCAGCCTTACCAGCAACCAAACCACCCGCAACTGAAGAAGCGATTGATCAACTGGAACAACAGGTACATTGGGATGTTGCGCCTCATTCTAATGCACCAATAGGTAGTAGTGAAGCGATCGCTCTCCAACAAGAACTAGAAAACCTCATCGGACGAGTAGAAAGCGCCCATTTAGCCGCAATGGTGAATGATGGAAATAGCAATAACTCCCTGTCTGTGAAAGCTGAAACCCCACGAATTACCAGCACCTCTTTAACTCCCATTGCTAACAAAGAGCAAGTTTTGGCACAAGCCAGAGTAGTAGCCAAAAACTTACCTCAGTTAATCGCCAATAAAAATTATGCTCTGGCTCGTCAACAATGGCTCGTAACTAGAACAAACTTGTGGAAGCAGTTTCCCACAGACCGCAGATTAGCACCAGCCGAAATTCGCTCAGTATGGTTAGACAGAGGAACAATTGTCCGTGCAGGTAGCGAAGAAGAATTAGCCAAAATTTTTGATCGTTTGGCGCAAGCAGGAATCAACACTATCTTTTTTGAAACAGTCAACGCTGGCTACACCATTTATCCCAGTAAAGTTGCACCCCAGCAAAACCCATTAATTCGCGGTTGGGACCCCTTAGCTTCTGGTGTGAAATTAGCACATGAGCGCGGGATGGAATTACACGCTTGGGTTTGGACATTCGCTGCTGGAAACCAGCGTCATAATGAATTACTGAATATTCCCAGCAATTATCCAGGGCCAGTCTTAGCTGCTAACCCTGATTGGGCAAACTATGACCACCAAGGACAAATGATTCCCCTTGGTCAAACCAAGCCTTTTTTCGATCCAGCCAATCCCGAATTACGCCAATATTTGCTGAAACTTTACGAAGAGATTATTACTAAATATAAAGTCGATGGTCTACAGCTAGACTATATTCGCTACCCTTTCCAAGACCCAGCAGCCGGACGAAGTTACGGTTACGGTAAAGCAGCCAGAACCCAGTTTCAACAATTGACAGGTGTAGATCCGATGAAGATTTCCCCTAGTCAAACACAACTATGGCAGCAGTGGACAACATTCCGTACCCAGCAAGTTGATAGCTTCGTTGCCCAAGTTTCCCAAATGTTACGTCAGCAGCACCGCAACCTGATTTTGTCAGTTGCAGTCTTCCCACTACCAGAATATGAACGCGTCCAAAAAATTCAACAGCATTGGGAAGTTTGGGCGAGACAGGGAAATGTAGATTTAATTATTCCCATGACTTATGCCCAAGATACGGTGCGCTTCCAAACTTTAGCAAAACCTTGGATTACTTCGACACAATTAGGTTCTACTTTATTAATCCCTGGAATCAGATTACTTTCTTTACCAACATTAGGTGCATTTGATCAACTACAACTGGTGAGGGATTTACCAGTGAGTGGTTATGCACTGTTCGCCGCCGAAAATTTAAATAACGAGCTGCACAAGTTATTTAGTAATACTCAAGGAAAGCAACAATCGGCAATTAGTGAACCTTTACCTCATCGTGAACCATTCCAAAGTGCTGTGACCCGATATCTGAGTCTGAAACGTGAATGGCAATTAGTTCTACAGGATGAAAAACAACAGATAACAAATAAAAGCATTTCTGATTTTTATAGCCAGGCAGAATTACTGCAAAATGCTTTAAATCAACTAGCAACCGCACCTTCTGCTAGTAAGTTAGTCACAGCCAAAGCTAATTTAACTCGCTTTCAATCACTATTTCGAGTCTGGATGCGTCAACAACAGATGGAAAATAGCTATCAAGTCAGAGCCTGGGAAAATCGTTTGGCAATTATAGGCAGACTGTTACATTATGGCGAACGTCAATTAGATTCACATCCTAACCGTAGAGCTAATACGGTTTCTAAGTAG
- a CDS encoding TIGR03279 family radical SAM protein — protein sequence MAAILPARITKVLPDSIAAEIGFEAGDALVAINGVQPRDLIDYKFLCSDEFLELEVLDASGKTHHIEIEKDYDEDLGLEFETALFDGLIQCNNRCPFCFIDQQPPGKRSSLYLKDDDYRLSFLYGSYLTLTNLPEREWQRIEQMRLSPLYVSVHATEPEVRIRLLKNQRAAQILDQLRWFQARRLQIHAQVVVCPGINDGKHLEQTLRDLASFHDGDVPTVASVAVVPVGLTRFRPEEDELIPVTREKAQEVIAQVRSLTQEFRRQFGSNVAWLADEWFLIAGEELPSEAEYEEYPQIDNGVGSIRLFLKQFAETAAELLPTKINHPKKLTWVVGNAVEKAFQPILKSLNAVEGLEINMCALSSDYWGQTISVTGLITGHDLLLHLKEQDLGGGILLPNVMLKHGELVFLDDMSVEEVAQKLHTKIIPIAGVKELIKTCITDSVSV from the coding sequence ATGGCTGCTATTCTTCCCGCCCGTATCACCAAAGTACTACCTGATTCTATAGCTGCTGAGATTGGCTTTGAAGCGGGGGATGCGCTTGTAGCTATTAATGGTGTACAGCCCCGCGATTTAATTGATTATAAATTTTTATGCTCTGATGAGTTTCTGGAATTGGAAGTTTTAGACGCTTCTGGCAAAACTCATCATATCGAAATTGAGAAGGACTACGACGAAGACCTGGGGTTAGAGTTTGAAACGGCCTTGTTTGATGGTCTAATTCAATGCAATAATCGTTGCCCGTTTTGTTTTATCGACCAGCAACCCCCAGGTAAGCGTTCTAGCCTGTATTTAAAAGATGACGATTATCGATTAAGTTTTTTATACGGCTCTTATCTAACTCTCACCAATTTACCGGAAAGGGAATGGCAACGGATTGAACAGATGCGCCTGTCTCCCTTATATGTGTCTGTTCATGCGACGGAACCGGAAGTAAGAATTAGACTGCTGAAAAATCAGCGTGCAGCGCAAATATTAGACCAGTTGCGGTGGTTTCAAGCCAGAAGGCTACAAATCCATGCCCAAGTAGTAGTATGTCCTGGTATAAATGATGGCAAACATCTGGAACAAACACTACGGGATTTAGCGTCATTTCATGATGGGGATGTGCCTACCGTTGCCTCAGTGGCAGTTGTACCAGTCGGGTTAACAAGATTTCGCCCTGAAGAAGACGAACTTATACCTGTAACAAGAGAAAAAGCCCAAGAAGTGATTGCACAGGTGCGATCGCTAACCCAGGAATTTCGCCGACAATTTGGTTCTAATGTTGCTTGGTTAGCCGATGAGTGGTTTTTGATTGCGGGTGAGGAATTACCTAGCGAGGCTGAGTACGAAGAATACCCCCAAATTGATAACGGTGTAGGTTCAATTAGGTTATTTCTCAAACAATTTGCTGAGACTGCGGCGGAATTATTACCTACAAAAATCAACCACCCCAAAAAGTTAACTTGGGTGGTTGGTAATGCTGTAGAAAAAGCCTTTCAACCAATTCTCAAAAGCTTAAATGCGGTGGAAGGATTAGAAATAAATATGTGTGCGTTATCTAGTGATTACTGGGGACAAACTATTAGTGTTACTGGGTTAATTACTGGACACGATTTACTTTTACACTTAAAGGAACAGGATTTAGGTGGAGGCATTTTGCTACCTAATGTCATGCTCAAACATGGAGAATTAGTTTTTTTAGATGATATGAGTGTTGAGGAAGTAGCCCAAAAATTACACACCAAAATCATACCAATAGCGGGGGTAAAAGAACTGATAAAGACCTGTATTACTGATAGTGTTAGCGTTTAA
- a CDS encoding undecaprenyl-diphosphate phosphatase, protein MTLFKRQWFVLVSAVSAALSVVLFPLEVFSASPNSVGGGVQQMNILQAIVLGFVQGMTEFLPISSTAHLKVVPVALGWGDPGVAFTAIIQLGSIAAVLWYFWGDLTRIIKGATRAIALKDYADYDLRLSLGIILGTIPIVFFGLLIKKLIPDFDSSPIRSLGAIAVASIVMSLLLGVGEKLGKRERDFEHLTMQDGLLMGLAQALALIPGVSRSGSTLTSGLFMGLQRETAARFSFLLGIPAITLAGLVELKDVFAEGIADGAALPLIVGVISAAIFSYMAIAGLLSFLKTQSTWVFIWYRLVFGIAILGAISAGILQNS, encoded by the coding sequence ATGACTTTATTCAAACGTCAATGGTTCGTGCTTGTTAGTGCAGTATCGGCGGCTTTGTCGGTAGTGCTGTTTCCTTTGGAAGTTTTTAGCGCCTCACCTAACTCAGTAGGTGGCGGGGTGCAGCAAATGAATATTTTGCAGGCGATTGTTTTAGGTTTTGTGCAGGGAATGACTGAGTTCCTACCCATTAGTAGTACAGCACATCTGAAAGTTGTACCAGTCGCCCTTGGTTGGGGTGATCCAGGGGTAGCTTTCACGGCTATCATCCAGTTGGGGAGTATTGCGGCTGTGCTGTGGTACTTCTGGGGCGATTTGACGAGAATTATTAAGGGCGCGACAAGAGCGATCGCCTTGAAAGATTACGCTGATTATGATTTACGTTTATCTTTAGGAATTATTTTAGGAACCATACCCATTGTCTTTTTTGGGTTGCTGATTAAAAAACTTATCCCCGATTTTGATAGTTCACCTATCAGAAGTTTAGGAGCGATCGCCGTTGCCTCGATAGTCATGTCTTTGTTGTTAGGGGTGGGGGAAAAATTAGGCAAACGTGAGCGAGATTTTGAACATCTGACAATGCAAGATGGGCTGTTGATGGGTTTAGCCCAAGCACTAGCATTAATTCCCGGTGTTTCCCGTTCCGGTTCCACCCTCACAAGCGGGTTATTTATGGGCTTACAACGAGAAACCGCCGCCAGATTCTCATTTTTGCTAGGGATTCCCGCTATTACCTTGGCAGGGTTAGTCGAATTAAAAGATGTTTTCGCTGAAGGTATAGCCGATGGTGCAGCACTTCCCTTAATTGTGGGAGTAATTTCTGCGGCTATTTTTTCATATATGGCGATCGCTGGCTTACTGAGTTTTCTTAAAACTCAAAGTACTTGGGTGTTTATTTGGTATCGGTTAGTGTTTGGTATAGCGATTTTGGGGGCGATTAGCGCCGGAATTTTGCAAAATAGTTAG
- a CDS encoding DUF3120 domain-containing protein, which translates to MINNTLASYATSTTPGITELPQSETGQKNIQELESTLQASPSLPLALVSKQTWLVFAAAVFLVSVPVFIEAPLVRSLPTLSLALTGFWVWLSFTLMSRPATYVWGDLLLGFSWSWLAGGIYWGWLRWEPLWHLPVESIGLPFACWCLLRNWGKVGNWFYLGSLLGTVLTDVYFYLVDLMPYWRQIMVVEPENVSPILQAAVSQVQTPWGISWAVILGLVLLIAGTLPLTKKQRHWYAFGGAVLSTILVDSLFLIAALTA; encoded by the coding sequence TTGATTAATAATACTTTGGCATCTTACGCAACTTCTACCACTCCAGGGATTACGGAATTACCGCAAAGCGAAACTGGACAGAAGAATATTCAAGAATTGGAATCGACACTACAAGCATCTCCCTCATTACCTTTAGCTTTAGTGTCTAAACAAACCTGGCTAGTGTTTGCAGCAGCAGTGTTTTTAGTATCAGTACCAGTATTTATAGAAGCGCCATTAGTGCGATCTCTACCCACATTGAGTTTAGCGCTCACAGGATTTTGGGTGTGGCTCAGTTTTACTTTAATGTCTCGTCCAGCAACTTATGTATGGGGAGATTTACTTTTAGGCTTTAGCTGGAGTTGGTTAGCAGGGGGAATTTATTGGGGTTGGCTACGTTGGGAACCTTTGTGGCATTTACCAGTAGAGTCTATAGGACTACCATTTGCTTGTTGGTGTTTGTTACGCAACTGGGGCAAAGTAGGTAACTGGTTTTATTTAGGTTCCTTACTCGGCACAGTTTTAACAGATGTGTATTTTTATTTAGTAGATTTAATGCCCTACTGGCGGCAAATCATGGTAGTAGAACCCGAAAACGTGTCGCCCATTTTACAAGCAGCCGTTAGCCAAGTGCAAACACCTTGGGGTATATCATGGGCAGTTATTCTAGGTTTGGTGCTACTAATAGCAGGAACTTTACCCCTAACTAAAAAGCAGCGACACTGGTATGCTTTCGGCGGAGCAGTCCTAAGTACAATTCTGGTAGATAGCTTATTTTTAATAGCCGCCCTCACGGCATAA
- the psbU gene encoding photosystem II complex extrinsic protein PsbU → MKGLVRLLTVFSLLLGCWGWLGTTQIAQAGSLQSFLVPQVPVLAIESQNRADAKLATEFGKKIDLNNTNVRAFQQYPGLYPTLARKIIQNAPYSKVEDVLDLPGLSDGQKQLLQSNFDKFTVTELEPAFNEGDDRFNNGIYR, encoded by the coding sequence GTGAAAGGATTGGTGCGTTTATTAACAGTATTTAGTTTGTTGCTAGGCTGCTGGGGATGGTTGGGAACAACTCAAATTGCCCAAGCTGGCAGTTTACAAAGTTTTTTGGTTCCTCAAGTCCCAGTTTTGGCGATTGAATCGCAAAATCGGGCAGATGCCAAACTAGCAACAGAATTCGGTAAGAAAATCGATTTGAACAATACCAACGTAAGAGCTTTTCAACAATATCCAGGGTTATATCCCACTCTGGCTCGGAAAATTATCCAAAATGCTCCTTACAGCAAGGTAGAAGATGTCTTGGATCTACCAGGATTAAGCGATGGTCAAAAACAACTCTTACAGTCTAATTTTGACAAATTCACCGTAACAGAACTAGAACCTGCCTTCAACGAAGGAGACGATCGCTTTAACAACGGTATTTACAGATAA